The genomic interval ATTCGCTACAAAGATAAAAATGGTAAAAACCGTCTGGTAAATACGCTAAACGGCTCATCTTTGGCAGTTGGTCGCACACTTGTAGCTATAATGGAAAACTACCAACAAAAAGATGGCTCAATTAAAATTCCAAAAGTTTTAGAGGAATATCTTTAATATTTTTGCAATAGTAAAATTAATTGCAAAATTTAATTTATTTTCCAAAATTTTAAATTAAAAAACGCGGCAAGTATAAGTTGGATATTTTTGTTAAATGTTTTTAAAAATTTAATATAGATAAATATTTTTGTGCATTTTATTAAATCTAAAATTTTAAAACAAATTTTAGATTTAATGCGCTTTAAACTATAATTTCAAAGTAAAAAATACGTTTAAAATATCGAAAGACCTGATTTTTTAAACGTATTTAAAAAAAGATTTTACAAAATCAAATTGATTTTGTAAATTTCAGTTTCCGCGACTTCCAGGTTTTATCGCCACGCTTCCTGTTTTGCAAAGCGGGCAATTTTCAGGCTCATAAATATCAAATTCAAAATTTCCAAGTGTAAAAAGAGGTTTGTTAAACGGTAATTTACAGCTTTCTTTTCTTTCGTTTCCTAAATTTTGTACTGCGCAGAAGCCGCGATTTGCAAGCGCCGCAAACGCTACAACTTCGCCACCAAGACTTTCTATGATTTTTGCGCTTTCCAAAGCTGAGCCGCCTGTTGTTATGATGTCTTCGCAAACTATGAATTTTTCGCCTTTTGATACACTAAATCCGCGTCTAAGAGTCATCTTTTTATCAACTCTTTCTGTAAAAATAAATCTTTTGTGCGCCGATTTTGCAAGTTCGTAGCCGGCCAAAATTCCGCCAAGTGCAGGCGAACAGACGCTATCAAACTCAATGCCCGCATTTTTTATTACATTAAAAAGTTCATTTGCCAATTCTCCTGCTATCCAGGGAAATTCCAAAATTTTAGCGCTTTGTAAATAAAATTGTGAGTGATTGCCGCTGCTAAGCAAAAAATGACCTTCTAAAAACGCGCCATGCTCTTTATAAATTTTTTCGATATCCATAATTTTCCTTTAAAATTTTTTTGTCATTTTAACCAAAAATCACTTAAAATTTCCAAACACCGTAAATGTGATTTCGTTTAAAGTTGCTTTATGGCGCTGTATTATTGCGATACAGTATAATTGAAATAAATTTATAAAAATTTTATTTTTAATGATAAAAATGAGATTTCAGCAAAAAAACAATCAGCGGTTTATTTGATAGATAAAAAAATTTTACTATTCCGGTTTATCAAAGGGCTTATTTGTGGGAAGAAAAGCAATTGAGAGATTTTTATCTTGATTTAAAGGAACAAAATGTGTGTGTAAACTACATTTAAATATAAAATTTTAAAATCCGATGATTGTGCATTTTTATTGTAAATAATATTTTTGATTAGATGATATGCAGAACTGTTCGCAAAATAAAAAAAGAAAAATATTCACTTTTCTTAGAATGCGGTTGAATTATTTTTATATGTTTCTCAAAATTGCGGATGCTATAAGTTTTAACATTTTATTGTGCGTTCAAGTTCAATAAAATCGCGTAAAATTTTTCCTATACTTGCAAAAAAAACTGCATTAGGATGAGAAATAAGTGCGCTTGAAAATTTATCGGCGATTTTATCTATTACGCTGCTGAAAAGTTCGCGAGATAGCGCCATTTCGCCGTTTTTAAGCAAAACAGACATAAAATAAAATATAAAACCTATAAAATCTTCATCGTTTTTTTCTTTTTCGTTTCTTCTAAATTTGCTTCTTTTCAGGATATTACTCACAAAAATTTTCATTTTTCCTTCGTCTCTTCCTTCATTATAAAAAGAGGCGCTTAGTGCTACATTTGAAATGGAAAAGTCAAATAAGACGGCATTTTGCTCCGCTTTAAAGCTCTTAAAATCAAAACTTTTTAAAATTTCAAAATTTTGCGCGTCGCCAAGAGGCGATTTTTGTAAAATTTCAAGCTCTTTTTTCCATTCCAAAAATTTTTTATCATCTTCGTAAAAGAAAAAAATAAATGCAAGAAATTCATAATAAAGTGCTCTTGCAGCAGTAATTTCAGTTTCCATTTTGTTCCTTTAGCTGCTTTTGTATCATTAATTTTGCTTTGCAATCACTGCAACAAAAAAGTGATTTCATTTTATAAGTATCGCCTGTGAAACTGTCTTTTAAAAGTCCTGCTACGCGCATTACCGATTTTTTGGTTGCAAATTTTTTGCCGCATTCGATACAGGCGAAAAGTTCATCGTGAGCTAATGTTTGATATTCAAAAAAGCTTTTTTGCAGATCAATTTCATTTGTTTGAATCGCAATTGTGCCTTGTTCGGCGCAACTTTTAACGCAGGCACCGCACGCCGTGCAAAGTGAAGCGTTTAATTTTATCGCGTTTTCTTCACTATCTGCTATCAAAGCGCCGTTTTTGCAAGCTCCTGCACAACTTGCGCAAAGCGTGCAAGTATCTTCATTTATAGAAATTTGAGCAAATTTCGGATGCTCATCAAGCGAAATTTTCCCCAAATTTTCATTTTCCACTAAAATACCAAGTCTTTGACTTAGAATTTCGCGTGAGTTTTGATTTACAAAAGGTATATCGAAATATGCTGTTTTTTCGGTTTTATTTAGTGCACTTTGCAGTTCATTTTCATTTTCAACCGTTATAATAGCTGTTTTGTGAAATTTTAAATCATAAATTTTATTTACAAAATTGATATTTTGTTTTGTAATTTCATCTAAATAAGGTGTAAAAAATATCATATTTTGTCCGCTTTGTTCCAAAATCGACAAAAAATGGTTCGCTTTTAAAAATTTGTCGTTTGGTATTACGAAATACAGCGCATTTTCAGGTAGAGTGATATTTTGCGGCAAGTTTTTTTCGCTAAGTAAAATTACAAAGCGATCTTTATAAAGTTTTGCTATTTTTTCAAAACTTTCAATACTCATTTTTGCAAGTTCCAGCGCGCCGCTTGGGCAAATTTGCACGCATTTAGCGCATTTTACGCAGTCAATATGAGAAAAATTAAGTTTTGCATTTTCTTTATCTTTTAAAATCGCAACAGTTGGACAAACATCAGCGCAAAGCCCGCAGCATTCAGTTTTTGAGCCGTCAAAATCGCAAATTTTATGATTATAACTTACAAAATTTTCATATTCATAAACAGGTGTTTTTTTGCTTAAAAGTTCTAAAATTTCATTTTCATCTAAATTCGAAATCTCGTAACATCCGCTTTGAGTTAAAAATTTTTTATCGGTGTTTTCACATATAAAAAAATCGCATTCAGTTTCCACGTCTTGCGTGATTTGCACATAAATTTCGCCTATTTTTCCATATACAGATTCTACTTCGTCGTTTTTACAGGTTATTACTTTAAAACCGGCTTTTTGGAGCGTTTCTACTACAGTTTTTCTTGGTGTTTGACTCATATAAATAACATTTTTGCCGACATTTTGCGAATTTGGTAAATTTGTGGCAAAATCAAAAGATAAAGCTCTGCTTTCGTATAAAATTTTTACATTTTTGGCTTTTTCGAGCATGCTGTTTTTTGAATTTGCCAGATAGTTGTTAATCTCGGGGGCGTAAATTTCAGCTTTTATTTTTGGCGAATTGGCAACCAAAAAAAATTCATCATTCGGCGCTTCTAAAATATTAATCTCATCGCTAAAAATAAGTTCGTCCGATGTTTCATTTAAAAACGCAAAGTCCATTTTTTTTAAATCCTATTTTTTATAATTTTTACAGATAAATTTATATTACAAAACTCAAAATTTTATATAAATTTTAAAATTTAGGTTATCTTAGTGCTGATTTTCTATATAATTTATTGCGCTAAGAGCAGCTATTGCGCCATCTCCGGCTGAACAAACAACTTGTTTCGGCGCGTCTTGTCTAATATCGCCTGCTGCAAAAAGTCCCGGCACATTTGTTTGCATTTTCAGATTTACGACAACTTGTCCGTTTTCGTTCATTTCACATATAAATTCGCCGTTTTCGTCTTTTAAAATATCATTTCTGACGTCCAAACCGATAAATGTAAAAATACCCGGTACTTTTAAATTTCTGATTTCGCCGTTTTTATTTTTTATTACGATTTCGCAGACACCGCTATTATCGCCTTTTATTTCATTTACTACGCTATTTGTGATGAGTTCTATTTTTTTATTTTTTTTAACTTTTTCTGTTGTGCTTGGCACTGCACGAAATGAATCTCTTCTATGAATCAAATAAACTTTCGAGCAGATATTTGCCAAATATAAACTCTCTTCAAGCGCAGTATCGCCGCCCCCAACGACAGCTACTTCTTTTCCTTTATAAAAAAATCCGTCGCAAGTAGCGCAGGTGCTTACTCCTTTGCCAAAAAATTCATCTTCGCCTTTTATACCGGCTTTCCTTGGCGCAGAACCTGTGGCGACTATGACCGCTTTTGCAAGTTCACTTTTGCCGTTTTCCAAAAATATTTCAAATTCGCCGTTTTGTTTTTTTGCGACGCGCTTTACTTTTATCATTTCGTGTTTTAATCCGAAACGAAAGCATTGCTCCTGCCAAGCCGACATAAAGCTGATTCCGTCCATTTTATCGGCTACACCCGGATAATTTTCGATTTCAGAGCTTGATGTGATTTGGCCGCCCGGCATTCCCATTTCAAACATTACTACATTTTTTAAACCGCCGCGCGTAGCATAAAGTCCTGCACTAAGTCCGGCAGGTCCGCCGCCGATAATTGCTAAATCCAACATTTGCATTTCCTTAAAAATTTAAAAAATATAAAATTTTGGACGCTTTTGGCGACCAAAATTTAGAAATTATAGAAGTGAGTTGATTTTATCTGCGATAACTTGTTTTGATTGTGCACCGATCATTTGAGCTTTGATTTCGCCGTCTTTTATAAAAAGAAGTGTCGGAATGCTTCGCACACCGAATTTTGTCGCTAAATCTTGTGCTTCATCGGTATTTACTTTACAAATTTTAGCTTTACCTTCAAAATCTTCCGCAAGTTCTTCAATTACAGGTGAAAGCATTCTGCATGGTCCGCACCATGGCGCCCAGAAATCAACTAAAACCGCACCTTTTGAAGTTTCAGCGTCAAAATTCGCTGATGTCAATTCTATATATTTTCCCATTTTGTCTCCTCTAAAATTTTTATAATTATACTTTAAATTGATTAAATAAAAAGTAATGAATTTACAACGAAATGTTTTCTATAAAACTTATTTTTTCTTTATTTATACCTATAAAATCGACTTGAAAATCAGTTTCATTTTGTTTTTTAGTAATGTAAAATTTTATTGTTTTTAAAATTTTACTGAATTTGTATGATGTTATTCGGTAAGCCGTTTCGTAATTTTTGCTTGTCGCTTTTACTTCAATAAAATGCAAAATTTCATCTTTTTTGGCGATGATGTCTATTTCTCCGAATCTTGAGTGAAAATTACGCTCTAAAATTTCATAGCCGTGAGATTTTAAAAATTTCACGGCTATGTTTTCACTTTCAAAGCCGAATTTATACTCTTTTAATCCCAAAATTTTACTCTTCTATACGGATCATCGCAACTTTTTGTTTTAAATAACTTTGTGTATTTAAAATTTCAATTACATTTTGAATATCTTTTTCAAAACTTGTATGAGTTGTAAAAAATAGCGTTACATCGCTTTCTTCTTTTGCTTTTGGTTTTTGTAAAAAGCTGTCGATTGAGATATTATTTTCGCTCATTATATTTGTAATTTTTGCCAAAACACCTTTTTTATCTTCTACTTTTAATCGCAAATAGTATTTTGTCATAATCTCACATGCAGGAAGCAACTTCATTTGATGAATTTCATTTTGCATTTTATACCCTAGCATCGGGCTTTTTGTGCCGCGTGCTATGTCTATCAGATCGCTTATTACAGCGCTTGCAGTAGCTTTTCCTCCAGCTCCAGGTCCGTAAAATAGTGTTTCGCCGACACAATCTCCGTAAACGCTAACCGCATTCATCACTCCGCCGACATTTGCAAGCATTTTGTCTTGCGGTACCAAAGCCGGATGGACACGAAGTTCTACGTTTTCATCGTCAATTCGCTTTGCTATTGTGAGAAGCTTGATTACAAACTCGAATTCCTTTGCAAAATAGATGTCTTCCTGCGTGATATTTTCTATACCTTCAATCAAAATATCTTCCGGATTTCCGTGCACACCATAGGCAATGCTTGCTAAAATTAAAAGCTTGTGCGCCGCGTCAAATCCTCCTATATCAAATGCAGGATCGGCTTCCGCGTATCCTAAATCCTGCGCTTTTTTTAATACAATGTCAAAATTTTCGCCGTTTTGAGCCATATTTGTTAGAATATAATTACTTGTTCCATTCATAATTCCGGTAATTTTTAAAATTTTATTTGCCGAAAGTCCCTCGCGCAAAGCTTTTATAATCGGAATTCCGCCGGCCACGCTTGCTTCAAAACCAAAAGGTGTGTTTCCTGCCAAACTTTGAAGACTGTATCTATGGTAAGCTAAAAGTGCTTTATTTGCGGTTACTACGGCTTTTTGTTTTTTTAAAATTCGGTTTATTATCCTGTAAGGCTGTTCTACACCGCCCATTAATTCAACAAAAACATCAATATCGTTGCGATCTATTACGCTATTCAAATCATCACTAAGAGGAATTTTGCAATTTCTCTGTTTATTTAAATTACGGACTACGCCTATTAAAGGCACGATTTTCACGCCTGAGCGAGCTGAAATTAATTTTTTGTTTTCAATCAATATATTCGCGACTTCGCTTCCAACCGTGCCGACGCCCAAAATTGCTACATTCATCAAATCTCTTTTAGGTATTTTTTGATATTTCTTGCCGCTTGTCTGATACGATTTTCATTTTCTATAAATGCGATTCTGACGTAATCGTTTCCTAAAACGCCAAAGCCTATTCCCGGGCTTACTGCGATATTAGCTTTTGTAAGAAGTTGTTTTGAAAATTCCATACTTCCTAAATTTAGACATTTTTCAGGCAATTTTGCCCATGCAAACATCGAAGCTTTAGGTTTTTCAATATGCCAACCGGAATTATCAAAAGCTTCAAGCAAAACATCACGACGATGTTCATAAGTTTGGCGAATTTTATCCACGCAATCTTGCGGTCCATCAAGAGCGATAGTTGCCGCTACTTGAATTGGTGTAAACATTCCGTAATCAAACCATGATTTAATCTTTTTAAGCGCTGCGACAAGGCGTTTATTTCCGCATACAAAGCCAACTCGCCAACCAGCCATATTATAAGATTTCGATAACGTATAGCCTTCAACTGCTACATCTTTTGCACCATCAACTTCAAATATAGACGGTGTTTTGTAACCGTCATATGCAATTTCAGCGTAAGCGATATCTGAAATTATATAAAATCTCTCTTTTTTAGCCATAGCGACCAAACGCTCATAAAAGCTCTTTTCTACGGTTACGGTTGTTGGATTGTGAGGGAAATTTACAACCATATATTTTGGTCTTGGAATACTTTCGTCAAATGTTTTTTGCAAATCATAGAAAAATTTATTTTCATCAAGTACAAAATCCGCTGAATAGTTCATAGGCATTTTTACGACGTTTCCGCCCGCTATTATGAAAGCTTGCGTATGAATAGGATACGCCGGCTCAGGTACTATGGCTACATCGCCTGGATTTGTGATAGCCATAACTAAATGTACAAAACCCTCCTTGCTTCCCATTGTTGCGACGACTTCGGTTTCAGGGTCAAGTATTACGCCGTATTTTCTTTTATACCAATTTGCGCATGCTAAACGAAGTTTGTAAATACCTTGGCTGACGCTGTATCCGTGAGTTTTA from Campylobacter hominis ATCC BAA-381 carries:
- the trxA gene encoding thioredoxin, with the protein product MGKYIELTSANFDAETSKGAVLVDFWAPWCGPCRMLSPVIEELAEDFEGKAKICKVNTDEAQDLATKFGVRSIPTLLFIKDGEIKAQMIGAQSKQVIADKINSLL
- the trxB gene encoding thioredoxin-disulfide reductase, whose product is MLDLAIIGGGPAGLSAGLYATRGGLKNVVMFEMGMPGGQITSSSEIENYPGVADKMDGISFMSAWQEQCFRFGLKHEMIKVKRVAKKQNGEFEIFLENGKSELAKAVIVATGSAPRKAGIKGEDEFFGKGVSTCATCDGFFYKGKEVAVVGGGDTALEESLYLANICSKVYLIHRRDSFRAVPSTTEKVKKNKKIELITNSVVNEIKGDNSGVCEIVIKNKNGEIRNLKVPGIFTFIGLDVRNDILKDENGEFICEMNENGQVVVNLKMQTNVPGLFAAGDIRQDAPKQVVCSAGDGAIAALSAINYIENQH
- the pyrE gene encoding orotate phosphoribosyltransferase, whose product is MDIEKIYKEHGAFLEGHFLLSSGNHSQFYLQSAKILEFPWIAGELANELFNVIKNAGIEFDSVCSPALGGILAGYELAKSAHKRFIFTERVDKKMTLRRGFSVSKGEKFIVCEDIITTGGSALESAKIIESLGGEVVAFAALANRGFCAVQNLGNERKESCKLPFNKPLFTLGNFEFDIYEPENCPLCKTGSVAIKPGSRGN
- a CDS encoding TorD/DmsD family molecular chaperone; this translates as METEITAARALYYEFLAFIFFFYEDDKKFLEWKKELEILQKSPLGDAQNFEILKSFDFKSFKAEQNAVLFDFSISNVALSASFYNEGRDEGKMKIFVSNILKRSKFRRNEKEKNDEDFIGFIFYFMSVLLKNGEMALSRELFSSVIDKIADKFSSALISHPNAVFFASIGKILRDFIELERTIKC
- a CDS encoding homoserine dehydrogenase, which codes for MNVAILGVGTVGSEVANILIENKKLISARSGVKIVPLIGVVRNLNKQRNCKIPLSDDLNSVIDRNDIDVFVELMGGVEQPYRIINRILKKQKAVVTANKALLAYHRYSLQSLAGNTPFGFEASVAGGIPIIKALREGLSANKILKITGIMNGTSNYILTNMAQNGENFDIVLKKAQDLGYAEADPAFDIGGFDAAHKLLILASIAYGVHGNPEDILIEGIENITQEDIYFAKEFEFVIKLLTIAKRIDDENVELRVHPALVPQDKMLANVGGVMNAVSVYGDCVGETLFYGPGAGGKATASAVISDLIDIARGTKSPMLGYKMQNEIHQMKLLPACEIMTKYYLRLKVEDKKGVLAKITNIMSENNISIDSFLQKPKAKEESDVTLFFTTHTSFEKDIQNVIEILNTQSYLKQKVAMIRIEE
- a CDS encoding YraN family protein, which produces MGLKEYKFGFESENIAVKFLKSHGYEILERNFHSRFGEIDIIAKKDEILHFIEVKATSKNYETAYRITSYKFSKILKTIKFYITKKQNETDFQVDFIGINKEKISFIENISL
- a CDS encoding 4Fe-4S dicluster domain-containing protein, producing the protein MDFAFLNETSDELIFSDEINILEAPNDEFFLVANSPKIKAEIYAPEINNYLANSKNSMLEKAKNVKILYESRALSFDFATNLPNSQNVGKNVIYMSQTPRKTVVETLQKAGFKVITCKNDEVESVYGKIGEIYVQITQDVETECDFFICENTDKKFLTQSGCYEISNLDENEILELLSKKTPVYEYENFVSYNHKICDFDGSKTECCGLCADVCPTVAILKDKENAKLNFSHIDCVKCAKCVQICPSGALELAKMSIESFEKIAKLYKDRFVILLSEKNLPQNITLPENALYFVIPNDKFLKANHFLSILEQSGQNMIFFTPYLDEITKQNINFVNKIYDLKFHKTAIITVENENELQSALNKTEKTAYFDIPFVNQNSREILSQRLGILVENENLGKISLDEHPKFAQISINEDTCTLCASCAGACKNGALIADSEENAIKLNASLCTACGACVKSCAEQGTIAIQTNEIDLQKSFFEYQTLAHDELFACIECGKKFATKKSVMRVAGLLKDSFTGDTYKMKSLFCCSDCKAKLMIQKQLKEQNGN
- a CDS encoding LL-diaminopimelate aminotransferase — its product is MFDEIHFNRIERLPNYVFAEVNAIKMAARRNGEDIIDFSMGNPDGRTPQHIVDKLCESAQKDKTHGYSVSQGIYKLRLACANWYKRKYGVILDPETEVVATMGSKEGFVHLVMAITNPGDVAIVPEPAYPIHTQAFIIAGGNVVKMPMNYSADFVLDENKFFYDLQKTFDESIPRPKYMVVNFPHNPTTVTVEKSFYERLVAMAKKERFYIISDIAYAEIAYDGYKTPSIFEVDGAKDVAVEGYTLSKSYNMAGWRVGFVCGNKRLVAALKKIKSWFDYGMFTPIQVAATIALDGPQDCVDKIRQTYEHRRDVLLEAFDNSGWHIEKPKASMFAWAKLPEKCLNLGSMEFSKQLLTKANIAVSPGIGFGVLGNDYVRIAFIENENRIRQAARNIKKYLKEI